One window of the Saccopteryx bilineata isolate mSacBil1 chromosome 2, mSacBil1_pri_phased_curated, whole genome shotgun sequence genome contains the following:
- the KERA gene encoding keratocan, which yields MATTICFIIWVVFITDSVWTRTVRQVYEVHEPEDWTAQDFDCPRECFCPPSFPTALYCENRGLREIPAIPSRIWYLYLENNLIETIPEKPFENATQLRWINLNKNKITNYGIEKGALSQLKKLLFLFLEDNELEEVPSPLPRSLEQLQLARNKVSRIPQGTFSNLENLTLLDLQHNKLLDNAFQRDTFKGLKNLMQLNMAKNALRNMPPRLPANTMQLFLDNNSIEGIPENYFNVIPKVAFLRLNHNKLSDAGLPSSGFDVSSILDLQLSHNQLTKVPRINAHLQHLHLDHNKIKNMNVSVICPTTTTLPADRDSFSYGPHLSYLRLDGNEIKPPIPMDLMTCFRLLQTIII from the exons ATGGCCACCACAATCTGTTTCATCATCTGGGTGGTGTTCATAACAGATTCTGTGTGGACTCGAACTGTGAGGCAGGTCTATGAGGTACATGAGCCAGAGGACTGGACTGCGCAAGACTTCGATTGTCCCAGGGAATGTTTCTGTCCCCCCAGTTTCCCGACTGCCTTATACTGTGAGAATCGTGGTCTCAGAGAAATCCCTGCTATCCCTTCGAGGATCTGGTATCTTTATCTTGAAAACAACCTGATAGAAACCATTCCTGAGAAGCCATTTGAGAATGCCACCCAGTTGAGATGGATCAatctaaataagaacaaaataaccaACTATGGCATTGAAAAAGGAGCCCTGAGCCAACTAAAGAAGCTGCTTTTCTTATTTCTGGAAGATAATGAGCTGGAGGAGGTACCCTCCCCATTGCCAAGAAGCTTAGAACAACTACAGTTAGCTAGGAACAAGGTATCCAGAATCCCTCAAGGGACCTTCAGCAATCTAGAGAACCTGACCCTTCTTGACCTGCAACACAATAAACTATTAGACAATGCCTTTCAAAGAGACACTTTTAAGGGACTAAAGAACCTCATGCAGTTAAATATGGCCAAGAATGCCCTGAGGAATATGCCACCAAGATTACCGGCCAACACAATGCAACTGTTTTTAGACAACAATTCCATTGAGGGCAtaccagaaaattattttaatgtaattcctAAAGTGGCCTTCCTGAGACTAAACCACAACAAGTTATCAGATGCAGGTCTCCCCTCAAGTGGCTTTGATGTATCGTCCATTCTAGATCTTCAACTGTCCCACAATCAGCTCACAAAGGTCCCCCGAATCAATGCTCATCTGCAGCATCTTCACCTTGATCATAACAAAATCAAAA ACATGAACGTCTCTGTAATATGTCCTACCACTACCACACTGCCAGCAGACCGAGATTCCTTCAGTTATGGACCTCATCTGAGCTACCTTCGTCTGGATGGAAATGAAATCAAGCCTCCAATCCCAATGGACTTAATGACCTGCTTCAGGCTCCttcaaactatcattatttaa